A window of Pseudomonas mucidolens contains these coding sequences:
- a CDS encoding fimbrial protein, whose product MGKWAITLSAWVTASLWLSAVQAAEDNLYFSGTLVNEPCVLDERDELIKLDFKSVIDKDLYLNGRTRGNLIDLHLKNCDLDVGKRMVSITFNGNESSALPGLLVLQSASVQGLLVGLETTGGEALPLNKSHRMGELSSGNNLVSFNAYLQGEPEVLANRALGLGDFEASLTFALSYE is encoded by the coding sequence ATGGGCAAGTGGGCCATTACCCTGAGCGCCTGGGTCACCGCCAGCCTGTGGTTGTCGGCGGTACAGGCAGCAGAAGACAACCTGTACTTCTCCGGAACGCTGGTGAATGAGCCATGCGTGCTGGATGAGAGAGATGAGTTGATCAAACTAGACTTTAAAAGCGTAATCGACAAAGACCTATACCTTAACGGCAGAACCCGAGGAAACCTTATCGATCTGCACCTTAAAAATTGCGACTTGGACGTCGGTAAACGCATGGTCAGCATCACTTTCAATGGTAACGAAAGCAGCGCCCTTCCCGGACTGCTGGTGCTCCAAAGCGCCAGCGTGCAAGGCCTGCTGGTGGGGCTGGAGACAACGGGCGGTGAGGCCTTGCCGTTGAACAAGAGTCACCGTATGGGGGAGCTTTCTAGTGGCAACAACCTAGTCAGCTTCAATGCATACCTTCAAGGGGAACCCGAGGTGCTGGCAAATCGCGCACTAGGGTTAGGCGACTTTGAAGCATCCCTGACCTTTGCTTTGAGTTACGAGTAA
- a CDS encoding fimbrial protein: protein MNTLHRVMAILSIALLSIPCVVADNLLFTGNLLAPPVCKVSDKDGRIDVRFKNNIAVNRIDGELYRQAIPYQIECPGAAGAGITWHMRLTLKGIDAHFDPTALKTSVKDLGIKVLLAGTPLIPNQPRDIDVNASTPPVLEAVPVKLTGAALPSTDFTASALLMAELY from the coding sequence ATGAACACTCTGCATCGCGTGATGGCAATACTATCAATCGCGCTCCTATCCATTCCCTGTGTTGTAGCAGACAACCTGCTGTTCACCGGTAACCTGCTGGCACCGCCCGTCTGCAAAGTCAGCGACAAAGATGGACGTATCGACGTGCGATTCAAGAACAACATCGCCGTCAACCGTATCGATGGCGAGCTTTATCGCCAAGCGATTCCCTACCAGATCGAATGCCCGGGTGCAGCCGGTGCCGGTATCACCTGGCACATGCGCCTGACCCTCAAAGGTATCGACGCTCACTTCGACCCCACCGCGCTCAAAACCTCGGTGAAGGACTTGGGAATCAAGGTATTGCTCGCCGGTACCCCATTGATTCCCAATCAGCCCCGAGATATCGATGTCAACGCATCGACTCCGCCAGTGCTGGAGGCCGTGCCGGTGAAGCTTACCGGCGCAGCGTTGCCCAGCACCGACTTTACCGCATCGGCGCTACTGATGGCCGAACTCTACTAG